The proteins below come from a single Metarhizium brunneum chromosome 1, complete sequence genomic window:
- the dng1 gene encoding Inhibitor of growth protein 1 — protein sequence MAAAGTDQAVARDVEGAASPKDTTSANRTAAGQAGQSGQAMENANKALEPRADPDAQTTVTDFLDFTEYLPSDVIRSLTLIGKLDETYTDASVKVDELTTTWGQLPSLAAEDRPSPVKLRADISEKLSQAVSSRVFAHDEAVRMSENVNRHYNKAKVLLAKLQGMMDNYPAEEPKSPVASRSPHAVRAKPAIGEDGQKIRHHRIPKVTVPGEVLAPYEIEYDTASDDSDISTDEDSDIYGTGRRTPAPPRIKIISNKPNKPNSRLARPVTYSSAAMTAAAAANAAALLNPPPENAVVGSVDAPWLQLTNYELAKLRKRMKKNATWTPSETMVARELKALGRGPDEYRDAKQKAEDEGKEFNPQVPKLVVDDESGAQHLPAGAISADLIGIEEVPTSNRGMKLNEAKKLKREALAKLAAEEAEESARKMTHAAKLFMGNEKNKSENSKDSKETKGGNQPLEKSRAASSRPNGKRKREGESGTEPSESAETTPPRPQPKRSKMETPVPPPQHPGMNQNNAPPADSSNNHIHINNNTSSNKINNNSASSSLQPMTPGQSETPVPIPVPPQSSSRSALSPTPNSTSSNNVTTTTIPVKPPAETPVPLPRTDRRKSMTPVAPPSREPAKRETRGEAAKRTQHASPPDVFSLRPPSRGQTPIATRPGSRGKAASQEPPSLAADRPRRSSTARNTPIPEFKQPAKRTKRPAPGVVSTTNSGGSSAVGKRKAPPKKKARTTKREKGQVLETEMEEVDDEGNPIDPNEPRYCMCNRVSFGTMIQCDNIDNCKQEWFHLECVGMADIPARTTKWYCPDCRKLLNIGEKGEVSARGVRK from the exons atggccgctgCCGGCACAGACCAAGCTGTGGCCAGGGATGTCGAAGGCGCGGCATCGCCAAAGGACACAACCTCTGCAAACCGGACAGCCGCAGGTCAAGCTGGTCAATCGGGTCAAGCCATGGAGAATGCCAACAAGGCACTCGAGCCTCGTGCTGACCCTGATGCGCAAACCACGGTGACGGACTTCCTCGACTTTACAGAGTACCTGCCGTCGGACGTGATTCGGTCGCTGACACTGATTGGGAAGCTCGACGAGACATATACCGATGCGTCAGTCAAGGTGGACGAACTGACAACAACATGGGGTCAGCTTCCTAGCCTCGCTGCCGAGGACCGGCCCTCACCAGTCAAGTTGCGTGCCGACATATCAGAGAAGCTCAGCCAGGCAGTGAGCTCGAGAGTTTTTGCGCATGACGAAGCTGTGAGGATGTCTGAGAATGTGAATCGCCACTACAACAAAGCCAAGGTGCTTCTGGCGAAATTACAAGGCATGATGGATAATTATCCAGCAGAGGAGCCCAAGAGTCCTGTCGCGTCCAGATCACCTCATGCCGTTCGCGCCAAGCCCGCTattggagaagatgggcaGAAGATTCGACATCATAGAATTCCCAAAGTCACCGTTCCAGGAGAGGTGCTTGCGCCTTACGAAATCGAGTATGATACCGCCAGCGACGACAGCGACATTAGCACCGATGAGGATTCCGACATATACGGCACAGGACGGAGAACTCCTGCTCCGCCGCGAATAAAGATCATATCGAACAAGCCGAACAAGCCAAACAGCCGACTGGCTCGTCCTGTCACTTAttcctcggcggcaatgactgccgctgctgctgcaaacGCTGCTGCCCTTTTGAACCCACCTCCTGAGAACGCCGTGGTTGGTAGTGTAGATGCCCCGTGGTTGCAACTTACCAATTATGAGCTTGCGAAGCTGCGAAAACGGATGAAGAAGAACGCTACCTGGACACCTAGCGAGACAATGGTAGCGAGGGAGCTTAAGGCGCTCGGTCGTGGACCAGACGAGTACAGAGACGCAAAACAGAAGGCGGAGGATGAGGGGAAAGAATTCAACCCCCAAGTGCCAAAGTTGGTCGTGGACGACGAGTCTGGGGCACAACATCTCCCAGCCGGTGCCATTAGCGCCGACTTGATTGGGATCGAGGAAGTCCCCACGAGCAACAGAGGCATGAAGTTGAacgaagccaagaagctcaagagAGAGGCCCTGGCTAAACTAGCGGCTGAGGAGGCCGAAGAATCTGCCAGGAAGATGACGCATGCCGCTAAGCTCTTCATGGGAAACGAAAAGAACAAGTCCGAAAACTCCAAGGATTCCAAGGAGACAAAAGGAGGCAACCAGCCCCTCGAAAAGTCCAGAGccgcttcttctcggccaaACGGCAAACGTAAAAGAGAGGGCGAATCTGGTACTGAACCATCAGAGTCCGCCGAGACAACACCGCCGAGACCACAGCCCAAGCGAAGCAAGATGGAAACTCCCGTTCCTCCACCTCAACATCCTGGTATGAACCAGAACaatgcgccgccggcggatTCTAGCAACAATCATATTCATATTAATAACAACACCTCTAGCAATAAaatcaacaacaacagcgcCAGCTCTTCACTCCAGCCAATGACTCCGGGGCAGTCGGAAACGCCTGTTCCTATACCAGTCCCTCCACAGAGCTCTTCTCGATCCGCACTGTCTCCAACCCCCAACTCAACAAGCAGCAACAATGTCACCACAACCACTATACCTGTGAAGCCGCCCGCAGAAACTCCTGTCCCGTTGCCACGCACAGACAGACGAAAGTCGATGACACCAGTCGCGCCACCCTCCCGAGAGCCCGCCAAGAGAGAGACTCGAGGAGAAGCCGCGAAGCGAACACAGCACGCCTCTCCTCCAGACGTCTTTTCGTTGCGTCCTCCGTCTCGTGGTCAAACTCCAATCGCGACCCGTCCCGGGTCCCGAGGCAaagcagccagccaagagcCGCCCTCCCTCGCGGCCGACAGACCTCGTCGGTCCAGCACGGCTCGAAACACCCCAATACCGGAGTTCAAACAACCTGCGAAACGGACAAAGCGTCCCGCCCCTGGAGTTGTTAGCACCACCAACAGCGGCGGAAGCAGCGCCGTCGGCAAACGCAAAGCCCCGCCCAAAAAGAAGGCTCGCACGACCAAGAGGGAGAAGGGACAGGTGTTGgagacggagatggaagaggTGGATGATGAGGGGAACCCAATTGACCCGAATGAGCCGCGATATTGTATGTGCAATCGCGTCAGTTTTGGAACCATGATTCAATGCGACAATATTGAT AATTGTAAACAGGAATGGTTCCACCTCGAATGCGTTGGGATGGCCGACATTCCCGCCCGAACAACCAAGTGGTATTGTCCGGATTGCCGCAAGTTACTGAATATAGGAGAGAAGGGTGAAGTGAGTGCGCGGGGCGTACGAAAGTAA